The following proteins come from a genomic window of Miscanthus floridulus cultivar M001 chromosome 2, ASM1932011v1, whole genome shotgun sequence:
- the LOC136537329 gene encoding uncharacterized protein, with product MLEDYSRNNPSQDLVQQMVLIDIRNMLQSMGKDIRAFPLLDIDHSYDDASHIPREIFEEASVEQNLEDVLLCDSLNAEQRFAYDEIMAAVYSKKGGLFFVDGPSRTGKTFLYRALLAKVHSQDKLAMATDTSGVTASIMLGGRTDHLCFKIPLTVEEGGCYSFMKQSGTTKLLQQAALIIWDEASMIKRQNVEALDNSLWDIMGRSDLLFDGKTVVLGGDFRQVLPIVRKGSRAQIVGASLRRSYLWESMRHLKLVHNMRALGDPWFEDHLLCIGGRMEEVNGDGNVCIPDKICVPYSGDAEKDLHRLISVIFLDLNANMADKDYTTTRAILSTCNDWVDMINMKMIDMF from the coding sequence ATGTTAGAGGACTATAGCCGCAATAATCCATCCCAGGATCTGGTGCAACAGATGGTTTTGATAGACATTAGAAACATGCTTCAGTCTATGGGGAAGGACATAAGGGCATTTCCTCTTCTAGATATTGATCACTCATACGATGATGCCAGCCATATTCCTCGTGAGATATTTGAGGAAGCTAGTGTCGAGCAGAATCTCGAAGATGTGCTATTGTGTGACTCACTCAACGCCGAGCAAAGGTTTGCCTACGATGAGATAATGGCCGCTGTCTATAGCAAGAAAGGTGGGCTATTCTTTGTGGATGGACCTAGTAGGACAGGAAAGACCTTTTTGTATAGGGCACTTCTCGCAAAAGTACATAGCCAGGACAAGCTTGCCATGGCTACAGATACATCTGGAGTCACAGCGTCCATAATGCTAGGTGGGAGAACGGACCACTTGTGTTTCAAGATACCCCTCACTGTTGAAGAGGGTGGTTGCTATAGCTTCATGAAACAGAGTGGTACTACCAAGTTGCTGCAGCAAGCAGCTCTCATAATTTGGGACGAGGCATCTATGATAAAGAGGCAAAATGTGGAAGCACTAGACAATAGCCTATGGGATATAATGGGCCGGTCAGACCTACTGTTTGATGGGAAGACTGTTGTCCTTGGTGGGGATTTCAGACAGGTCCTCCCTATTGTGCGGAAAGGATCCCGTGCTCAAATAGTCGGTGCTTCTCTACGAAGGTCATATCTTTGGGAATCCATGCGCCACCTAAAGCTCGTCCACAACATGAGGGCTCTAGGTGACCCATGGTTTGAAGATCATCTATTGTGCATTGGTGGTAGAATGGAAGAGGTTAATGGAGATGGCAATGTATGTATACCAGACAAGATCTGTGTCCCGTACTCTGGTGATGCTGAGAAAGATCTTCATAGACTGATCAGTGTCATTTTTCTAGATCTAAATGCAAACATGGCGGACAAAGACTACACCACCACAAGAGCGATTTTATCTACATGTAACGATTGGGttgacatgatcaatatgaaaatgaTTGATATGTTCTAG